A window of Garra rufa chromosome 6, GarRuf1.0, whole genome shotgun sequence genomic DNA:
TAACGTTAAacatttgtgcatgtgtgttttaTCAGGTGCGTGTGGATGGATTGACAGGAAATATTCAATTCGATCAGTACGGCAGAAGAGTGAATTATACAGTCAATGTCATGGAGCTGAAAAACAGTGGGCCTGTAAAGGTAACACAGACTGAAACTAAATCTCTTTGTTTTCATGAACTTGAGTACATGTGGTGGGGATGGGTATTGTAAGAATTTTTACTAAAGATTCTGATTTCAATAGCAATAATTGCAAAAagcttttgttttaaataaaagctgttctttagGACTATTTATTCCAcattaataatgtttcttgagtgcCAGTGGTTTCTTAATAATTTAGCATAATAGAATGAGTTCTGAGTGATCatatgacacttaagactggagtaatggctgcagaaaatttagttttgccattaattacattaaaaactatatactctgccattcaaaagtttgggatcagtaagattttaaatgttttttaaagaattctattATAagcattaaggctgcatttagttgatcgaaaatacagaaaaccgtaatattgtgaaatattattatagtttaaaataatggttttctattttattgtattttaaaatataatttattcctgtgatgcaaagctgaattttcaccagccattactccattctttagtgtcgcatgatccttaaaaaatcattataatatgctgatttattacttttattatcaatgttgaaaacagttgtgctgcttaatatttttgcaacctgtgctttttttcaggattctttgatgaataaaaactttaaaagaacagcatttatttaaaatagaaatcatttctaacaatgtaagtctttgctgtgacttttttaaatcaatttaacacatcgttgctgaataaaagtattaatttctttcagaaaaagagagaatgaaaaattactgaccacaaactttcaAACTCTAGTTtatgttgttacaaaagatttctacgttaaatgaatgctgttctttttaactttttatttattaaagaatcctgaaaaaagtgtcacaggctgcaacaaaatattaaacagcacaacagttttaacactgattataaatcagcatattggaaggatctctgaaggatcatgtgacactgaagactgtagtaatggcagatgaaaattcagttttgcatcacagaaaattaaatttttaaaagtacacaaaaattacattttttaaatattaacatagaaaactgttattttacatttacgtttttttctggattttgatcaaataaaggcagccttgatgagcattagtactaaaaaattacaaaaacaaaaaatatacaatatatgtAAGTCAATATAAACTGTTTAACTCATCTGAAAGTACTATACTTTCATTGGTAGCTGAAAGCTTAATAAAATATGCTTTCATGAAATACTGAAgagttaataaatgaataatgacTTTTATGAATGATGGGCATGAGTTTGTGAATGATTTCTTAGTCTTTGTAATTCATTACAAAGAATCAGCTCATAAAAGTGATTTGCCTGTGAAGGATGTTTGCGTAGCCAGTGTGGCCAACACAGTATAAAGGTGTGTTGACAATTTATCGTCTTTGTCTTATTTCACTGCACACACTCTTTCTCTTTCATCACATTCAAGTCAGACTGCAAGCAGACAGCCcagaaacataatttatttttccTTGGCACTGTTGATTCAGTCGTACCACAGCACCAGAGCTGAATAGTGATGTAGGAAACACTGCCAGAATATTTAAGTACAGCGTTCCATTCACATTTAGGAAAAAATACATTGTAGAGCCCTAAACTGAACCAAAATGTCCATAACAATAGTTTGGGGTAACATTCTTGATTCTTGATTCCTAACCCCAACTTTGTCAAAGTAAACATttgattatttgttttgtattctcAACAGAAGTGTTCAGAAAGTTCAATTTCAAGAGTGTGTGCTTTTTCTCAGATTGGTTATTGGAATGAGGTGGACAAAATGGCGGTGACAAAATCTGACCTTTTCCCCAACGACACCATGGGAATGGAGAATAAAACAGTTGTTGTGACAACAATCCTGGTAAGAGATATTCCATGATATCAAGAGCAACTGAAATCGCCTACATTTGAAGATATGTTAACATATTTCCCTCCCTGCATGTTTGTTGTAGGAGGCACCATATGTAATGCTGAAAAAGAATGCAGAGTTATTCACTGATAATGAGCGCTATGAGGGATACTGTGTGGACCTGGCCGCCGAGATTGCAAAGCATTGTGGCTTTAAGTATCAGCTGAGGATTGTAGCAGATGGAAAGTATGGTGCACGAGATGCTGAGACCAAGATCTGGAATGGCATGGTTGGAGAACTGGTGTATGGGGTGAGAAGTgaagcatacacacacacacacacacacacacaagagtgTACTACTGAGAAACAGTGAACACCAGTGTCAGTATGTGTGTCATTCAACTAATTCCTCCTCTTTTCACTATTGACAGAAAGCAGACATAGCTGTAGCTCCTCTTACCATCACTCTGGTCAGAGAGGAGGTGATCGACTTCTCGAAACCTTTCATGAGTCTGGGCATATCCATTATGATCAAGAAACCACAGAAATCCAAGCCGGGTGTCTTCTCTTTCCTGGACCCGTTGGCTTACGAGATCTGGATGTGCATTGTATTCGCCTACATCGGAGTTAGCGTTGTGCTCTTCCTTGTTAGCCGCTTCAGCCCTTACGAGTGGCACACTGAGGAGTTTGAGGATGGGCAGCTGGGCCCTAGCGAATCAACGAACGAATTTGGGATCTTTAATAGTCTGTGGTTTTCTCTGGGCGCTTTTATGCAGCAGGGATGCGATATTTCGCCAAGGTTGGTGCGTGCAGTGGGAGCTAATGCTAGCTGGCTAGCGCGTGGGGTGTGCTTTCGACTTTGTGCATCGTCAGTTTTCCCAAAGATGCCGTGGTTTGTGTATGTTCACGCTCCTGCAGCTCGTGCTTCATATCCATTTAGTTTGAAAAATGCTCTAGGTGTTATATACAACTCCCTAATTTAAGTGTTCCATGGATAAGAAGAAAGAGCTAACACAGGATTAGAAATGTTTAATCAAATTTGTGGTTTAAATTTTGGTTGAACATTTCTTCTGTGAACATGTACTCACTCGGTTGGGAACAGTAAGATGCACAAGGTCGCCGTTTCCTGCCCTCTTGGAGTGGTACCGTGTTTCGGCTGCATATTCCCCATTTTCTCCAAAGTGAAAGGGTTTcctttctttctatcttttggATAGTACAGTAACAAGATTCTGTTGGTGGAGCGTGTGAGCGGTTGTGTGTGGCTGACTGTGTTTGCTGTGTGTAGGTCTTTGTCTGGCCGTATAGTTGGTGGTGTGTGGTGGTTTTTCACCCTCATCATCATCTCCTCCTACACGGCTAACCTGGCTGCCTTTCTCACTGTGGAGAGGATGGTGTCACCTATTGAGAGTGCCGAAGACCTGGCCAAACAGACTGAGATTGCTTATGGGACATTGGATGCAGGCTCCACCAAAGAGTTCTTTAGGGTAAGTGGACCATAGCTCAaccttcaattaaaaaaaaacatatttacctTAGACCTTAATTACATATGGATGTACACATCATTTTTAGATTAGGTTttagattaatttaaagatacaatgtattattttttttactaatcaTGAATTAGTAATTCATAAATGACATTATGTTTTTGTGGGGTTTGAACTAACCTTGTCATGTCATGAATAAGATCaatgtttttcaaatatttataatattttagaaaaaacTCTGCCACTGCTTAAAGGGGTAAAAACAAAGTAACAATAAAACCCCTCACCCTAATCAGAACAGatctggagaaatttagcattacactacatcacttgctcagtaatggatcctctgtaatgaatgggtgctgtcagaatgagagtccaaacagctgataaaaacacaataatgCACGTCATGTCATGTTCTTGACATTCGGATTTACAATGAAAACAAAGATATAGCTATCCATCATGTCCTCACTAACCTGAATCTAAACCTctccttttttttctctttatctcTTTCTTCTCTTTAACCAGAGATCTAAGATTGCTCTCTTTGACAAGATGTGGCAGTACATGAAGAGCGCAGAGCCTTCTGTGTTTGTTAAAAACACGGTGGAAGGCGTTTTGCGTGTCCGAAAATCCAAAGGCAAATATGCTTACCTTCTGGAGTCCACTATGAATGAGTACATCGAGCAGCGCAAGCCCTGTGACACCATGAAGGTCGGAGGGAACCTTGATTCTAAAGGCTACGGCATCGCTACACCCAAGGGATCTGCTTTAAGGTGGGTGGAGTAGTATAACAATATGGCCCATGTTGTTATAGTATCCCACCTACCCTGATGTAGGCCGGGGGTCCCTCTTTAAAATGAGGTAAACTAGGTAACAGCAGTGCTGAGTGTAGGGATGAATGGCAACCCAGGCAAAAACAGCAGTGTAGAGAGTTGCCAAGGAAACTGCGGATAGTGAGGGCTTTAAAAAGCCTAGCTGGCAGCTGACAAGCAGGTTACCTAGCAACCAGTGCTCTCCAAGACTGATGGTGTAGAAAATGGAGTCTAAAACAAATAGGAAATTATTAACATAAGCTTAATAAGATTTCTAGGAAGTGAGTAAGCACTATATTAAAATGCAATgtgaataatgaaaatattagggctgtcagaTGAAAATATTTGATTGTggataatttaatatttttttgtatttaacacATTAACGCATTCAATTGCTTTTTTTGGGAAGTTAATAATACTTGTAATTATTGAGTTGAGGTAATTTGTGGCTATATGTGCATCTGCAATGATTAAATCATTTTCACAGACTTTATGGACTTAATCCTAAAGTCCCCTTGAAATCAAAAttgacattttttgtattttatcatgaacatgttagccttaaggttatctgtaAGCTGTGCtccaaaataatgacaaaattcgcatttacaagatataaataTTCAAAACTTACAATCTATAACTTAAGGCCAGTAtggatcaatgattttgatgacgtcaccctgcacttcagcttctcttcaaactttctgtccaatcagatgctctctagaatcctgcattgcatatatttatttaattgactcatagcatttgtgaattcacaatagcattatgctttattgtcatttttaaatggatttaatatatcatgcagccttggaaaacggtCTAATAATGCGCTTCATGGATTCAATAATTTTGTTGGTTCAGGTTTGTGAAAAATGCGTTAATGGTGTTAAactatttaataaatgtatttttgtgtTATCATTcaaattttgacagccctagatTAATAGATTAGTTCATGCCATTCTTTGAAGTCTATGGAGCTCAGTAAATAATTGAAGAGAAGGTTTCAGATGTTTTATCCAATAGTCTTCAAGTTCTGAAGCTTTTTTTCTCCTATTTTGCGGATAATTAATTGCCATGTGTTCAATGAAGCAAATATCGGCAAATGTTAAACTATTGTTAAGCAAGGAGCTCTGAAGCAAAGCATAGTGTAGTAGTGAAAACCTGATAATATGTTCGTTTGTGGTTAGTATGACCCATTCTACTCATGTTTGCCTTAAGTATCTGTTTTATTGGATGCATGTCTGTTCTTAATGACTGAAGCAATGGCCTCTTGCAACCAGACTGTGTTATGACAAAAGCTATTCATTGATAATGAGTAATAATCAATGCATGTGATTGGGCACTTGGATTTTGAATGGTCGCCATAAGCATTAAAGAATGACGATTCAGATGCTGAAAACCCAGTAACTTGATTATGAATGCATTTGATGATGCACTGTTTGAACTATGCATGCTGTCCTCTTGATCCTTCTAACCAGATTTGTTTGCCTCAATGCTTAAAGTGTTCTCTGCTAACTGATTTGAGGATCTGTATGTGCGGTTGTGTGATAACTGATACTATTGCTGATCCTCCTCTGTTCTAGCCTCCTGCCTCAAGAGTTTgagtttaaaaaaagaactctTAAAGCTCGACCACCTTATATTTTAATGGGTTGTTTAACGTCATTTTGATTGGTTGGTTGATttgattgattgactgattgaTGGATTGTCTAACCCAATGTTCCATTCATTCTATGCAACTTGTGGGGGGCGTGGCCCGCTGCAGCCCCGCCCCCCCCTCATGCTGTCTGACAAATATGTTTTATCGTTTGTTTAAGAAACGCGGTAAACCTTGCAGTGCTAAAACTGAACGAGCAGGGgcttctggataaattgaaaaacaaatGGTGGTACGACAAAGGAGAGTGCGGCAGCGGAGGCGGGGAGTCAAAGGTCAGACTCGTGCTCGGGACTTATGGGTAAAAAATGAAATGAACGAAATGCAAATGAGCAGGAAGCACGACCAGCCGTTCCAGGAAACAAGCCGAGGCACCGACAAATTTTATTACACCGTTAGTTGGTCAGCAGGAGCTTTCAGTCAGACACATCTGCTCCAGAATGAAATCGAAACTACCTAAAAAAGACATTCCCAAAGGTACACGGCTCGTCTGCGGGCGCTGTTTCTGCTTCCTGCTCGCGGCGATGAGTCTGTGCACATCTGGCACGGCAAAGCCGCGTTTGCCGACTGCCAAATGGAGCGCAGACTGCCAATCGCCACCACGCTCAGGGCTGAATCATTACCAGCGCTGTTAGCGAGTGCAAATGTTACTGacaataacataaaataacattggtaatgttatttatgttatttcCCATACGCGAAGAACGCCAGTAAACCTTGCAGTATTGAAACTCAGTGAGCAAGGCATCTTAGACAAGCTGAAAAACAAATGGTGGTACGATAAGGGAGAATGTGGAGCCAAGGACTCTGGAAGTAAGGTCAGTCACTgcagggagtgtgtgtgtgtgcgcgtgtgtgtctGGCAGGGCtagaatgtgtatgtgtgtacgcATGAAAACTTGTGAAAACACTGTCTCAGTTTGGGAGATCCAAACCCAAGCATTAACagactgtgtgtatgtgtgtgtctttgtgtgtTTGGGATTAAAAGAGTATGAGAGTGATATAAAAGGAAGCATGTGCAAAAAAAGAAATACAGCCTATGAtgatgattgtgtgtgtgtgtgtgtgtgtgtgtgtgtgtcaaagcAAGTCCCCTACACAGATTTACCACCGCATGAATCAGAGCCTGACCTgtgtacagtgaggaaaaaacatTATTTGAGCCCCtgttgattttgtacatttgcccactgacaaaggaatgatcagtctataattttaatggtaggtttatttgaacagtgagaaatccagaaaaacgctTTTCAAAGAAGTTATAAattcatttgcattttaatgagtgaaataagtatttgacttggcaaaacatgacttagtacttggtggcaaaacccttgttggcaatcattaagggtcagacgtttcttgtagttggccaccaggtttgcacacatctcaggaaggattttgtcccactcctctttgcagatcctctctaaGTTGCTAAGGTTTCGaactttcagctccctccacagattttttaTGGGATTATGGTCTggaggccactccaggaccttaatgtgcttcttcttgagccactcctttggtgccttggccgtgtgttttgggtcattgtcatgctggaatacccatccacgacccattttcaatgccctggccctgacggtacatggccctgtccattgtccctttcatgtggtgcagttgtcctgttgCCTTAGCAAAAAAAcaccaaagcataatgtttcctcCTCCATGTTTGAAACTCTAcaacagcggttcccaattccagtcctcgcgacccaccgctctgcacattttgtgtgtttcacgcatcgcttccgacgtttgttcaaTTCCAAcattactgcccttcgaagtggacatcacaggatattcccccattattcattagttcgaagcgagcgtatatgttccatctgaaggtcattaaagcgtgcgagacgtaaatttaaaatgcatttatttacagatgcacttatgtcatacttctctagtaagtttcatctgtgtgtgaagacgctacatgcggtggcgtagcgcaaatatgtgaatgaatgtttcgaagtatagtaaacagatttcccccgcttagggagcagggagcaatgaacactttgcagggaccatgtcaaccggatcgcagttcctgcacggacctcacttctaatgagctggttatctgaatcaggtgtgttaactaagagagacatgcaaaatgtgcagagcggtggggcacgaggactggaattgggaaccgctgctctacaagatgagatcttgcatggagccccagaccaagggagattgacagttattttgtgtttctttcacttgtgaataatcacaccaactgttgttaCCTTCTCActaagctgcttggtgatggtcttgtagcccattccagccttgtgtaggtctacaatcttgtccctgacatccttggacagctctttggtcttggccatggtggagttGGTCATGGCCAtggagtttggaatctgattgattgattacttctgtggacaggtgtcttttatacaggtaacgagctaagattaggagcactccctttaagagagtgctcctaatctcaacttgttacctgtataaaagacacctgggaccagaaatcttgctgattgataggtgATCAAATACaacactcattaaaatgcaaattaatttataacttttttgaaatgcagttttctggatttttttgttgttattctgtttaTATTATAGACTGTTATAGACAAAGatattatagactgatcatttctttgtcagtgggcaaacgtgcaaaatcagcaggggatcaaataattttcctCACTGTATATAATCAATGATGCCTATACAAACAGGGATGTAATATAAACACAGTAATGCATGCGAGTGACAcataatgtattttatgtatgCTTAAGTGCGTACTTGATCCCCATTCACGCACAAACACGCATACCTGTACAGGCTCAGAATTTCCTTGTGCTCCTTTGTATTTGTGTGCTTTATTGACAACTTGTCCtgttcctttttattttttatctttcttACACTCTTTCTTTCTCCCTcctatctctctttctctttcccaTGCGGTCTCTCCTTCTCCCTCACCAATGCTGTAAATGTTGTTTGTATATTTGCCTTTTACTTCAGCTGTCTTTAATTGCAATTCTGTAGGTGGCGTCTTTTTTCCTCCTTTATGTGCACACACTGCACCGCATTGTCCTGTTGTATTTTTGTAGCCGTCTATGTATTGTGTGTGATTTACTGTTAGACACTCACATAAACACACTTAATACTGTACTGCTTTTGTAGCGCAATTAAAGTCTAATCTGTTAATGATAATTAGTAGTATTGGCATACTGTCATCCTTTCTTGCCCTCAtctttgacctttgacctttaaCCCCTTGCAGGAGAAGACTAGTGCCCTCAGCCTGAGTAACGTTGCGGGCGTCTTCTACATCCTGGTGGGCGGCCTCGGATTGGCCATGCTGGTCGCTCTGGTGGAGTTCTGCTACAAGTCTCGCGCGGAGGCCAAACGCATGAAGGTTGCCAAGACTCAGGCTCTAAATCCCTCCTCTTCCTCGCAGAATTCTCAGAATTTTGCTACTTATAAGGAAGGGTACAACGTTTATGGGCTGGAGAGTGTTAAGATCTAGTGGGGTAGGAACGGCAGAGGCTTTATTTTTGTCGTTTGATcactatttttttgttttttgtcattttttatcgTATACCAAACGCTTCATCGCCACTGCACGATTTTCCAGGCATCATGCTGACACGCATTTGTCaaacatttaaaggggtcatatcattttttcatttcagaatttctttttttttcctgagaTCCACTAGTAAGACTAATTTAGTTTAacagtttttaaaaacattttttgtatcattgtatactatactatactattcaaaagcttagagtcagtataattttttttgtagaaattattacttttgtttagcaaggatgcgttaaattgatcaaaagtgatgataaagacatttataatgttacaaaatgtttctatttaagataattgctgttcttctgaactttctattcatcaaagaaaaaattctgctcagctattttcaacataataatgttttttttgagtagcaaatcggaatattagaatcatttctgaagaatcatgtgactgtagcaatgatgctaaaaattcagctttgaaatcacaggaataaattacattttaaaatatattcaaatagaaattattttaaatagtaaaaatattaaaacatttttattgttcttgctgtactttggatcaaataaatgcaggctcggtgagcagaagagacttctttaaaaaacataaaaaaacttttgactagtgtaAATTCTTGTGTTTTCCCAACAATAAATCTAAATGGACCATATTTAATTCAATAATGTTTTAAATCTtattagctatgtttccatccaaagatgCTAATTTAACTTGTGCGCAAAACTGGATTATCACATAAAGCATTTGCTaataaagcaccgtttccatccaacgagTCAAAGAAAACAAATTTATCCCTTCCTGATAAACTGCCACTAAATATCTAAAATATgagaaaagtaggagaagccactgaatataataaatTTCATATTACTTGTGCCTCAGAGCGAGCAGACGAAACACAATAAATATGGTCATTGCTTTCGGAGGTGGATGGCTGTGGTTTGGAAGACCGTTACTTTGATGACAGACATTGCTCAGGCATTTCAGAAGGAccaaaacatttcagatgctgtgccaTTCAAGTTATCCCATCCCATCGTCCAaggtcacatgacttttttgatGTGCATGGTGGAATTTATTTGTTCCATCGTAGTTTATGTGCATTTTTCCTTATCGGATAAAAAGTTTATCTTACTTAGTTGTGCGCATAagtttttatgtgcatttttagaatttatttgcATCTTGGCATTTCCATCCAGTGCGATATTCCAAAATGCGCAAAAAATAGGTGGATCGAAACACAGCTATTGTGAACGATTCAAGattttaggaaaaaaaatgtttgtgaaAACCAAAAATTGCGCCATAGTTTGCCCATCCTTCATAAAAGGCTCTTTGCAAAATCTGTATTATACTGTGACAGGTTTACAAACAAATCAACTTTAGAATGtggtacttaaagggatagttcaccctaaaatgaaaattctgtcattaattactcatatcgttccaaacccataagaccttcgttcatcttcggaacagaaattaggatatttttgatgaaatccgagagttttctgaccctgcatagacagaaacacaactgacactttcaaggcccagaaaggcagtaaggacatcattaaaatagtccatgtggcatcagtgattcaaccttaaTTAATATATGAgatatgagaatattttttgtgcacaaagaaaacaaaaataacaactttattcaacaatttcttctcttccttgtcaGTCTCAGCCACACGTTCACAAGAGTACTATGACGCATATATCCATCTTACTCAATCTCTTCAGAATTTTGAATGGTACATCaaaagattaattttttttttttttttcatgatatgacctctttaaaaaaaagagcaCAGTTTTGGTAAACTGTGACTACACACGAATCTTATGTTATCAAGATTAAAAAAACATGTGAAGGTAGACAAAGCATAAACAAAGGGAGACTAAAACGTATGGATATATAAAAAATATGGATGGTTCAACGAGCTAGAGTGACATCATTTTCCGTTTGTTTATCATCATTGccgtttgtgtttgtttgtggaTTGGCTGCACCGCTTGCTTTTGATACAAAGCTCCGCCATCTTAACGCGAGACCCATTAGCTGTCAATCATTCTCCACCCCATCTGCTCTTCATaaacatttacagtttatatagatgttatatatataatctaaatcaGTATTTCAGATAAGATGCAGAGTGTAACAttaatgaatgtttatgtttttctctttctgtctccaTGTGTGTGAATTTGGGTGTGAATCGCTGCGTATTCATATATTCTGtttgtgtgggtgtgtgtttggTAACAGATGACGTTCACAGATGCTATGCGCAGTAAGGCCAGGTTGTCTATAACGGGCGGTACAGGGGAGAACGGGCGAGTGCTGACTCCAGACTTCTCTAAAGCCGTCCATGCTGTGCCGTACCTGAGACCTGGCATGGCAATGCCTCTGAGTGTGAGCGAGCTGTCCTGAGTGCcttacatacacacacgcacacactcacactgGTGCAAGCATGCTGTACCTCCACTTTCATACATATGCACACACGTGTACATATTCTTACACacatagaaatatataaatatatatatatacataataatagtTAATTATACCATATACAATGAATCCATACATGCATAGACACACTATGTTTACTGTTCAGTGCAATCATATTTTGACCAGCGGTGACGTATACAACCAACATTTGCAAAAAAACATGCTGACAGCCACATAAAAAAGTATACAGGCACATTGCCGTGTGTACATATGCAGATAACTTCACAAACCTTGTGTAGCCACAGTCCTATACAGTTTCttgttgtgtatattttacaTAACCGCATTTCCAAGTTCTCGTTTTGCCACACACTTGACCTCATTTCactcatatatacacacacttttGCCCACTTTGGTTTTCATAGACGTTTTCCACAATGTAAGTGATGACATTGCAATGCTGCACTGAGGAACAACGTTACACATTGAAAATAATTCCTATGGGAAAATGTCGACACCTGTTTCCATAGCAACGTGTTTTTGGAATCTCTGATTCTCAAGAACTCAAGCACACAAAACATCTGCATCAAATGTGATTTTGTTTACTCCATctacatgatatatatatatatatatatatatatatatatatatatatatatatatatatatatatatatatatttaaaaa
This region includes:
- the gria2a gene encoding glutamate receptor 2a isoform X1, which encodes MILSGLLFPALWGLALGGSPSVQIGGLFPRGADQEYSAFRIGMVQFGTAEFRLTPHIDNLEVANSFAITNCFCSQFSRGVYAIFGFYDKKSVNTITSFCETLHVSFITPSFPADGLNQFVLQMRPDIKGPLISLVEYYKWEKFAYLYDSDRGLSTLQAVLDTAAERKWQVTAINVGNLKDEWKDEAYRSLFQDLENKKERRVILDCEQDKVKDIMEQVITIGRHVKGYHYIIANFGFVDGDLSKIQYGGANVSGFQIVDFDDPLVAKFDQRWEALEEKEYPGADSRIRYTSALTYDAVQVMTEAFRFLHKQRIDISRRGNNGDCLANPAVPWAQGVEIERALKQVRVDGLTGNIQFDQYGRRVNYTVNVMELKNSGPVKIGYWNEVDKMAVTKSDLFPNDTMGMENKTVVVTTILEAPYVMLKKNAELFTDNERYEGYCVDLAAEIAKHCGFKYQLRIVADGKYGARDAETKIWNGMVGELVYGKADIAVAPLTITLVREEVIDFSKPFMSLGISIMIKKPQKSKPGVFSFLDPLAYEIWMCIVFAYIGVSVVLFLVSRFSPYEWHTEEFEDGQLGPSESTNEFGIFNSLWFSLGAFMQQGCDISPRSLSGRIVGGVWWFFTLIIISSYTANLAAFLTVERMVSPIESAEDLAKQTEIAYGTLDAGSTKEFFRRSKIALFDKMWQYMKSAEPSVFVKNTVEGVLRVRKSKGKYAYLLESTMNEYIEQRKPCDTMKVGGNLDSKGYGIATPKGSALRNAVNLAVLKLNEQGLLDKLKNKWWYDKGECGSGGGESKEKTSALSLSNVAGVFYILVGGLGLAMLVALVEFCYKSRAEAKRMKMTFTDAMRSKARLSITGGTGENGRVLTPDFSKAVHAVPYLRPGMAMPLSVSELS
- the gria2a gene encoding glutamate receptor 2a isoform X5, encoding MILSGLLFPALWGLALGGSPSVQIGGLFPRGADQEYSAFRIGMVQFGTAEFRLTPHIDNLEVANSFAITNCFCSQFSRGVYAIFGFYDKKSVNTITSFCETLHVSFITPSFPADGLNQFVLQMRPDIKGPLISLVEYYKWEKFAYLYDSDRGLSTLQAVLDTAAERKWQVTAINVGNLKDEWKDEAYRSLFQDLENKKERRVILDCEQDKVKDIMEQVITIGRHVKGYHYIIANFGFVDGDLSKIQYGGANVSGFQIVDFDDPLVAKFDQRWEALEEKEYPGADSRIRYTSALTYDAVQVMTEAFRFLHKQRIDISRRGNNGDCLANPAVPWAQGVEIERALKQVRVDGLTGNIQFDQYGRRVNYTVNVMELKNSGPVKIGYWNEVDKMAVTKSDLFPNDTMGMENKTVVVTTILEAPYVMLKKNAELFTDNERYEGYCVDLAAEIAKHCGFKYQLRIVADGKYGARDAETKIWNGMVGELVYGKADIAVAPLTITLVREEVIDFSKPFMSLGISIMIKKPQKSKPGVFSFLDPLAYEIWMCIVFAYIGVSVVLFLVSRFSPYEWHTEEFEDGQLGPSESTNEFGIFNSLWFSLGAFMQQGCDISPRSLSGRIVGGVWWFFTLIIISSYTANLAAFLTVERMVSPIESAEDLAKQTEIAYGTLDAGSTKEFFRRSKIALFDKMWQYMKSAEPSVFVKNTVEGVLRVRKSKGKYAYLLESTMNEYIEQRKPCDTMKVGGNLDSKGYGIATPKGSALRNAVNLAVLKLNEQGLLDKLKNKWWYDKGECGSGGGESKEKTSALSLSNVAGVFYILVGGLGLAMLVALVEFCYKSRAEAKRMKVAKTQALNPSSSSQNSQNFATYKEGYNMTFTDAMRSKARLSITGGTGENGRVLTPDFSKAVHAVPYLRPGMAMPLSVSELS
- the gria2a gene encoding glutamate receptor 2a isoform X3; the protein is MILSGLLFPALWGLALGGSPSVQIGGLFPRGADQEYSAFRIGMVQFGTAEFRLTPHIDNLEVANSFAITNCFCSQFSRGVYAIFGFYDKKSVNTITSFCETLHVSFITPSFPADGLNQFVLQMRPDIKGPLISLVEYYKWEKFAYLYDSDRGLSTLQAVLDTAAERKWQVTAINVGNLKDEWKDEAYRSLFQDLENKKERRVILDCEQDKVKDIMEQVITIGRHVKGYHYIIANFGFVDGDLSKIQYGGANVSGFQIVDFDDPLVAKFDQRWEALEEKEYPGADSRIRYTSALTYDAVQVMTEAFRFLHKQRIDISRRGNNGDCLANPAVPWAQGVEIERALKQVRVDGLTGNIQFDQYGRRVNYTVNVMELKNSGPVKIGYWNEVDKMAVTKSDLFPNDTMGMENKTVVVTTILEAPYVMLKKNAELFTDNERYEGYCVDLAAEIAKHCGFKYQLRIVADGKYGARDAETKIWNGMVGELVYGKADIAVAPLTITLVREEVIDFSKPFMSLGISIMIKKPQKSKPGVFSFLDPLAYEIWMCIVFAYIGVSVVLFLVSRFSPYEWHTEEFEDGQLGPSESTNEFGIFNSLWFSLGAFMQQGCDISPRSLSGRIVGGVWWFFTLIIISSYTANLAAFLTVERMVSPIESAEDLAKQTEIAYGTLDAGSTKEFFRRSKIALFDKMWQYMKSAEPSVFVKNTVEGVLRVRKSKGKYAYLLESTMNEYIEQRKPCDTMKVGGNLDSKGYGIATPKGSALRNAVNLAVLKLNEQGLLDKLKNKWWYDKGECGSGGGESKEKTSALSLSNVAGVFYILVGGLGLAMLVALVEFCYKSRAEAKRMKVAKTQALNPSSSSQNSQNFATYKEGYNVYGLESVKI